A window of Fragaria vesca subsp. vesca linkage group LG7, FraVesHawaii_1.0, whole genome shotgun sequence contains these coding sequences:
- the LOC101293731 gene encoding cytochrome P450 704C1-like, translated as MVILHFIFAFTFLLLFLFITFLSSLILKIFTGKSIRDPSYPPVKGTVFHQLLYFTRLYDHQTQIARETPTYRLLAPSHCAVYTCDARNIEHVLKTKFSSYTKGEYNQLIMGDTFGHGIFVVDGEKWRQQRKLASLEFSTRILRDFSCSVFRRNAAKLVKVIHEFADSSCAFDMQDFLMRCTLDSIFKVGFGIELNCLEESSKSGIGFMKAFDESTALTYRRYVDPFWKVKRFLNIGSEASLRNYVKVIHDFVDHLIRSKRKLLDEEKDGNDKEDILSRFLVESEKDPEQMTDKYLRDIVLNFMIAGKDTSANTLSWFFYMLSKNPLIQEKVAQEVRDVVGLDHEANIDEFLAKITDAALDKMHYLHATLTETLRLYPAVPLDGRSAETDDILPDGFRVKKGDRITYMAYAMGRMPYIWGKDAEDFRPERWLENGIFKPESPFKFVAFHAGPRICLGKDFAYRQMKIVAMALLWSFRFKLADETKNVTYRTMFTLHMDGSLTMLAVPRKF; from the exons ATGGTTATTCTTCATTTCATCTTTGCTTTTACATTTCTCTTACTTTTTCTCTTCATAACTTTCTTGTCTTCCCTCATACTCAAAATCTTCACAGGCAAGTCCATCAGAGATCCAAGTTATCCGCCTGTAAAAGGCACCGTTTTTCACCAGCTCTTATACTTCACAAGACTCTATGACCACCAAACCCAAATTGCCAGAGAAACCCCTACTTACCGCCTTCTTGCTCCTAGCCACTGTGCTGTATACACATGTGATGCACGAAACATAGAGCATGTCCTAAAAACCAAATTTTCCAGTTATACTAAAGGTGAATATAATCAACTTATAATGGGTGATACTTTTGGTCATGGGATATTTGTTGTTGATGGAGAGAAGTGGAGACAGCAGAGGAAGCTCGCCAGCCTGGAGTTCTCAACCAGGATTCTTAGAGATTTTAGCTGCTCTGTGTTTAGAAGAAATGCAGCCAAACTGGTTAAAGTTATTCATGAGTTTGCAGATTCCAGTTGTGCTTTTGATATGCAG GATTTTCTTATGAGATGTACCTTGGATTCCATATTCAAAGTTGGGTTTGGAATAGAGCTGAATTGCCTGGAGGAGTCGAGCAAATCGGGGATAGGATTTATGAAGGCTTTTGATGAGTCAACTGCTCTAACTTACCGGCGATATGTTGATCCATTCTGGAAAGTTAAAAGATTTCTCAACATTGGTTCTGAGGCCAGTCTTAGAAATTATGTCAAAGTCATTCATGATTTTGTGGACCATCTAATCAGGAGCAAGAGGAAATTGCTGGATGAGGAGAAAGATGGT AATGACAAGGAGGATATACTATCAAGGTTCCTTGTGGAAAGTGAGAAGGATCCGGAGCAAATGACTGACAAATATCTAAGGGATATAGTTCTGAATTTTATGATTGCTGGCAAAGATACAAGTGCAAATACACTCTCATGGTTCTTCTACATGCTCAGCAAGAACCCTCTAATACAGGAGAAAGTTGCACAAGAAGTGAGGGATGTTGTAGGTCTGGATCATGAAGCCAACATTGATGAATTTTTGGCCAAAATAACTGATGCAGCTCTTGATAAAATGCACTATCTTCATGCTACACTAACTGAGACTTTGAGGCTATATCCTGCAGTTCCCCTG GATGGGAGATCTGCCGAGACAGATGACATTCTTCCTGATGGCTTCAGAGTGAAAAAAGGAGATCGAATAACCTATATGGCTTATGCCATGGGAAGAATGCCTTACATCTGGGGAAAAGATGCTGAGGATTTCCGACCTGAAAGATGGCTCGAGAATGGAATATTCAAGCCAGAGTCACCTTTCAAATTCGTTGCATTTCAT GCAGGGCCTCGGATCTGTCTAGGGAAGGACTTTGCTTACCGACAGATGAAGATAGTAGCAATGGCTCTTCTCTGGTCCTTCCGCTTCAAATTGGCTGATGAAACGAAGAACGTAACCTATAGAACCATGTTCACTCTTCACATGGATGGCAGCCTCACTATGCTTGCAGTTCCAAGGAAATTTTGA